A region of Dioscorea cayenensis subsp. rotundata cultivar TDr96_F1 chromosome 5, TDr96_F1_v2_PseudoChromosome.rev07_lg8_w22 25.fasta, whole genome shotgun sequence DNA encodes the following proteins:
- the LOC120260482 gene encoding uncharacterized protein At5g39865-like — translation MIDLKISRSPSSSPPTPPNEPETINTWELMAGLEDFPEPTRTLPYGQDADGHGSIIADFNLPPTSPETKIPRFTGIVKQRINAFQEKIDAKRSKIAPSSECPPAGQEKVVFYFTSLRGVRKTYEDCSTVRVILNGYNVRLDERDVSMDGGFKDELNQLLGPRFGGNQLPRVFANGVYIGGVEEVRQMHENGELGKVMEGCQPVVVGKGGVAGGVCAACGDVRFVPCEICYGSCKVFVEEEEEEEEVVVVAEDGVEFGGFRRCPECNENGLVRCPVCCLH, via the coding sequence ATGATCGATCTCAAGATCTCCagatcaccatcatcatccccACCCACACCTCCCAACGAACCAGAAACCATCAACACATGGGAACTCATGGCTGGCCTCGAAGACTTCCCGGAACCAACACGGACTCTTCCCTACGGCCAAGACGCCGATGGCCACGGCTCCATCATCGCAGACTTCAATCTCCCACCGACATCACCGGAGACCAAGATCCCCAGATTCACCGGCATTGTAAAACAGAGAATCAATGCATTCCAAGAAAAGATTGATGCCAAGAGATCCAAGATCGCTCCAAGCTCCGAATGCCCACCTGCCGGCCAAGAGAAGGTGGTCTTCTACTTCACTAGTCTCCGGGGAGTGAGGAAGACGTACGAGGATTGCTCCACAGTGAGAGTCATACTCAATGGTTACAATGTGAGATTGGATGAGAGGGATGTGAGCATGGATGGAGGATTCAAGGATGAGTTGAATCAGTTACTGGGACCTCGGTTTGGAGGTAATCAGTTGCCGAGAGTGTTCGCTAATGGTGTTTATATTGGTGGTGTGGAAGAGGTGAGGCAAATGCATGAGAATGGGGAGCTTGGGAAGGTCATGGAGGGATGTCAACCGGTGGTGGTCGGAAAAGGTGGTGTCGCCGGCGGGGTTTGTGCGGCGTGTGGTGATGTTCGGTTCGTGCCTTGTGAGATTTGTTATGGGAGTTGTAAGGTGTttgtggaggaggaggaggaggaggaggaggtggtggtggtggcggaGGATGGGGTGGAGTTTGGGGGATTCCGGCGATGCCCGGAGTGTAATGAGAACGGGCTTGTTAGGTGTCCCGTTTGTTGCTTACACTga
- the LOC120260441 gene encoding vacuolar protein sorting-associated protein 29 produces the protein MVLVLAIGDLHIPQRASDLPAKFKTMLVPGKIQHTICTGNLCIKEVYDYLKSVCPDLHVTHGEYDEDARYPETKTLTIGQFKLGLCHGHQVVPWGDLDSLAMLQRQLDVDILVTGHTHQFKAYKHEGGVVINPGSATGAYSSITYDVNPSFVLMDIDGLRVIVYVYEMIDGEVKVDKIDFKKTTNTHSAR, from the exons ATGGTGTTGGTTTTGGCAATAGGGGATCTTCACATCCCTCAGAGGGCTTCTGATCTTCCAGCCAAGTTCAAAACAATGCTTGTACCTGGGAAAATCCAGCATACCATCTGCACTGGGAATCTATGCATCAAG GAAGTTTATGATTACTTGAAAAGCGTGTGCCCTGATCTGCATGTAACTCATGGTGAATATGATGAAGATGCTCGTTATCCAGAGACCAAGACTCTTACCATTGGTCAATTCAAGCTTGGCCTGTGCCATGGCCATCAG GTTGTTCCCTGGGGTGACTTGGATTCTTTGGCCATGCTTCAAAGGCAGTTGGATGTAGATATTCTTGTGACTGGCCACACTCATCAATTCAAGGCCTACAAGCATGAAGGAGGTGTAGTCATAAATCCTGGTTCAGCAACAGGTGCATATAGCAGTATCACTTACGACGTCAACCCAAGCTTCGTTCTCATGGACATTGATGGCCTTCGAGTCATTGTCTACGTATATGAAATGATTGATGGCGAGGTCAAGGTTGACAAGATCGACTTCAAGAAGACAACCAACACTCACTCTGCTCGTTGA
- the LOC120260666 gene encoding pentatricopeptide repeat-containing protein OGR1, mitochondrial — translation MVVLNCKEKPPLIKRERELQLQTLPLMAQLHVYETLLQKCKALSQIKQLQAHLTVAGVLPDVAGIRVKLLEVCSLPPISAVHHSQLLFSHTSSRTTNDYNALLRGFAASDEPLQALTFYPLLLRSPSRPDALSLSFALKASARLSDFPSSFQLHSQLLRLGFTPDSILLTTLIDSYAKSGELQYAEKVFDEMPKRDAATWNVMIAGLVQGGRPNDAFKLFEQICHPGSPARPNEVTVIAALSACAQLGAPREGAVVHSYARAQHLDADVRVHNALIDMYSKCGCVDQAVEVFRSIEMPTLVSYNAMIMALALHGHGTEAFYLFKEMVKPGANEIEPDAVTYLAVLSGCNHAGLVNEGLEIFMSMKISRTIKHYGCIVDLLGRAGRLSEAYNVITSMPLEPDIVLWQTLLGASKTFGDVNMAELVSKKLAEMGSNGDGDYVLLSNVYAAKERWAEVGRVREEMRSKDVRKVPGFSFVELDGVVHKFLNGDKGHERWREIYRMLDEISVKIKVFGYVPETSNVLHDIGEEDKENALYYHSEKLAMAFGLINTQDGETIQVIKNLRICGDCHLVAKLISKAYDRVIIVRDRARFHRFEGGACSCNDYW, via the coding sequence atggttgtaCTTAACTGCAAAGAAAAACCGCCAttaataaagagagagagagagctccaGCTTCAAACGCTCCCGCTCATGGCTCAACTTCATGTCTACGAAACCCTTCTCCAAAAGTGCAAAGCTTTGTCCCAGATCAAACAGCTACAAGCACACCTCACCGTCGCCGGCGTCCTCCCTGACGTCGCCGGCATCCGCGTCAAGCTCCTCGAGGTTTGCTCCCTTCCTCCCATCTCCGCTGTTCACCACTCCCAGCTTCTTTTCTCTCACACCTCCTCCCGCACCACCAACGACTACAATGCTCTCCTTCGTGGCTTCGCCGCTTCAGACGAGCCACTCCAAGCTCTCACTTTTTACCCTCTCCTCCTCCGTTCTCCTTCCCGCCCCGATGCTCTGTCCCTCTCCTTCGCTCTCAAGGCGTCCGCGCGCCTCTCCGACTTCCCTTCCTCTTTCCAGCTCCATTCTCAGCTTCTCCGATTGGGCTTCACTCCTGACTCCATTCTTTTGACGACTCTTATAGATTCCTATGCGAAATCAGGTGAGTTGCAGTACGCGGAGAAGGTGTTCGACGAAATGCCTAAGAGAGACGCCGCGACCTGGAATGTCATGATTGCTGGCCTCGTCCAAGGCGGTCGACCGAACGACGCGTTCAAGTTGTTTGAGCAAATATGCCACCCGGGATCACCTGCCCGCCCGAATGAAGTCACTGTGATTGCCGCACTGTCTGCGTGTGCGCAGCTTGGTGCACCGCGTGAAGGTGCTGTCGTTCATTCATATGCGCGCGCGCAGCATCTTGATGCGGACGTGCGCGTGCACAACGCTCTCATAGATATGTACTCCAAGTGTGGCTGTGTTGATCAAGCTGTTGAAGTCTTTCGTTCCATTGAAATGCCCACGCTTGTGTCTTATAATGCCATGATCATGGCACTTGCTTTGCATGGACATGGCACAGAGGCATTCTACCTGTTCAAAGAGATGGTGAAGCCCGGGGCAAATGAAATTGAGCCAGATGCAGTGACATACTTAGCTGTTTTATCGGGATGTAATCATGCCGGACTTGTAAACGAAGGCCTTGAGATATTCATGTCAATGAAGATAAGCCGAACTATCAAACACTATGGATGCATTGTGGACTTGTTAGGCAGGGCAGGACGGTTATCAGAAGCCTATAATGTGATAACATCAATGCCTCTGGAACCAGATATTGTATTGTGGCAGACTTTGCTAGGTGCATCCAAGACTTTCGGTGATGTTAACATGGCTGAACTTGTATCAAAGAAGTTGGCAGAGATGGGTTCGAATGGAGATGGAGACTATGTGCTATTGTCTAATGTGTATGCTGCAAAGGAGAGGTGGGCTGAAGTTGGGAGGGTGAGGGAGGAGATGAGGAGTAAAGACGTGAGGAAGGTCCCGGGATTCAGTTTTGTCGAATTGGATGGAGTGGTACATAAGTTCTTGAATGGAGATAAAGGACATGAAAGGTGGAGGGAGATCTATAGAATGTTGGATGAGATCAGTGTGAAAATTAAAGTGTTTGGATATGTGCCAGAGACGAGTAATGTGTTACATGATATAGGCGAAGAGGATAAAGAGAACGCGCTATACTATCATAGCGAGAAGTTGGCCATGGCCTTCGGTTTGATTAATACACAGGACGGTGAGACAATTCAAGTGATTAAGAATCTCAGGATTTGTGGTGACTGTCATTTGGTGGCCAAGCTTATTTCCAAGGCTTATGATAGGGTGATCATTGTGAGGGATCGAGCTAGATTTCATCGATTTGAAGGAGGTGCTTGTTCATGTAACGATTACTGGTAA
- the LOC120262337 gene encoding very-long-chain aldehyde decarbonylase GL1-9-like: MVFWEGYVSDELMGTFAPIVIYWLYAGMYQLLPPLDRFRLHTRKEEKLKNLVPLSSVVKGVLLQQLVQATIAQLLFLATSDANSSGIQVQPPVLVQLMQIIVAMIVMDTWQYFVHRYMHQNKFLYRHIHSQHHRLVVPYAIGALYNHPLEGLLLDTFGGAISFLLAGMTARTAVYFFSFAVIKTVDDHCGLWLPGNIFHIIFQNNTAYHDIHHQLQGAKFNYSQPFFSIWDKLLGTYMPYNLVIRQEGGFEARPLKH, from the exons ATGGTGTTTTGGGAGGGATATGTCAGCGATGAGTTGATGGGCACCTTTGCCCCCATTGTTATATATTGGCTCTATGCTGGCATGTACCAGCTCTTGCCGCCATTAGATCGGTTCCGGCTTCATACTAGGAAAGAAGAAAAGCTGAAGAATTTGGTGCCTCTATCATCGGTTGTGAAAGGTGTTTTGCTTCAGCAGCTGGTTCAAGCCACCATTGCACAACTTCTGTTCTTG GCAACTTCTGATGCAAATTCATCTGGAATCCAAGTTCAACCACCTGTCCTAGTCCAGCTCATGCAGATCATCGTGGCCATGATTGTAATGGATACATGGCAATACTTTGTTCACCGGTACATGCACCAGAACAAGTTCCTATACCGTCACATCCACTCCCAACATCACAGGCTTGTCGTTCCTTATGCTATTGGAGCTCTCTACAACCACCCGTTGGAGGGACTTCTCCTTGATACTTTTGGAGGCGCCATATCATTCCTACTCGCAGGGATGACTGCAAGGACCGCagtttatttcttttcctttgcaGTTATCAAGACTGTTGATGATCACTGTGGGCTCTGGTTACCCGGGAACATCTTCCACATCATCTTCCAAAACAACACCGCCTATCATGACATCCACCATCAGCTCCAGGGTGCCAAGTTCAACTACTCTCAGCCATTCTTCTCCATATGGGATAAACTTCTAGGGACCTACATGCCGTATAACTTGGTTATTCGGCAAGAAGGTGGGTTTGAGGCAAGACCACTGAAACACTAG
- the LOC120260886 gene encoding uncharacterized protein LOC120260886 isoform X2, with product MSNSTSKTAHILTSSDDNSLGGTAFSLDFLGYRAKSVCTPCSNDFLTMAQDDGCGLVLGLGPTPTSYSCDYRSPMITGSKESLNLFSQNVVSESDSSMLKLGLSGISTGPASMVIEVNSDQSHLQAQTLSEKLSLSSVVDEGSTSAKNSGGYMPTLLFAPRLQSSSNSSARDQLPFSPEPSSMTDGSVGGILDSMNIDTVSYQRSHYHHPKKCRFKGSCSKGARGASGLCIAHGGGQRCQKLGCNKGAESRTAFCKAHGGGRRCQMLGCTKSAEGKTDYCIAHGGGRRCGHPGCSKAARGKSGLCIRHGGGKRCNVEGCTRSAEGQAGLCISHGGGRRCQHPGCTKGAQGSTMFCKAHGGGKRCIFEGCTKGAEGSTPLCKGHGGGKRCLFEGGGVCPKSVHGGTNFCVAHGGGKRCHVPGCTKSARGRTDFCVRHGGGKRCHIESCSKSAQGSTDYCKAHGGGKRCIWDGGCEKFARGKSGLCASHGSIAALRQERDGMKIGGMIGPSLFKGIVSTTTSSIGVSTMDNEHSSSSGVSVISNRVESTENAAKRRKQLQLIPDQLLVPLSMKCPAGREGVRNQENRNSRLIIPEGRVHGGGLLSLLGGNLKNAVDGGMI from the coding sequence ATGAGCAATTCAACCAGTAAAACAGCGCACATCTTAACCAGTAGCGATGATAACAGCTTGGGTGGCACTGCTTTTAGTCTTGATTTCCTAGGCTATAGAGCTAAATCAGTATGCACACCGTGCAGCAATGACTTCCTCACCATGGCCCAAGATGATGGTTGCGGGCTTGTCCTTGGCTTGGGTCCAACACCGACCTCTTATTCTTGTGATTATCGATCACCAATGATCACTGGATCTAAAGAATCTCTCAATTTATTCAGCCAAAATGTGGTTTCTGAATCTGATTCGAGTATGCTGAAGCTCGGTCTTTCAGGGATTAGTACGGGGCCTGCTTCAATGGTGATTGAAGTCAATTCAGATCAATCCCATTTACAGGCCCAGACATTATCTGAGAAACTGTCACTTAGTTCGGTTGTTGATGAAGGTTCAACTTCTGCCAAAAATTCTGGTGGATACATGCCAACTTTACTCTTTGCACCTAGACTTCAAAGTTCCAGCAACAGCAGTGCCAGGGATCAACTCCCTTTCAGTCCTGAGCCCTCTTCCATGACTGATGGTTCGGTTGGTGGAATTCTGGACTCCATGAACATTGATACTGTTTCCTACCAGCGGAGTCATTACCATCATCCCAAGAAATGCAGGTTCAAGGGGTCCTGCTCTAAAGGTGCGAGGGGTGCATCTGGGCTCTGCATTGCTCATGGAGGTGGCCAGAGGTGCCAGAAGCTTGGTTGCAACAAGGGTGCGGAGAGCCGGACAGCTTTCTGCAAGGCTCATGGAGGAGGGAGGCGCTGCCAAATGCTTGGGTGCACCAAGAGTGCAGAGGGGAAGACAGATTACTGCATTGCTCATGGAGGGGGCCGGCGATGTGGCCATCCAGGATGTTCCAAGGCTGCCCGGGGTAAATCAGGACTATGTATTAGACATGGTGGTGGGAAGAGATGCAATGTGGAAGGGTGCACACGTAGCGCTGAGGGTCAGGCAGGGCTATGCATCTCTCACGGTGGTGGTCGCCGGTGCCAGCATCCAGGATGCACCAAGGGTGCACAGGGTAGCACCATGTTCTGCAAGGCCCATGGTGGGGGAAAGCGATGCATCTTCGAGGGGTGCACCAAAGGGGCGGAAGGGAGCACACCCCTCTGCAAGGGCCACGGTGGAGGAAAGCGATGCCTCTTTGAAGGAGGGGGTGTCTGCCCGAAGAGTGTGCATGGTGGAACAAATTTCTGTGTCGCTCATGGAGGTGGGAAGCGCTGTCATGTACCAGGTTGCACCAAGAGCGCTCGTGGCCGTACTGATTTCTGTGTCAGGCATGGTGGGGGGAAGCGATGCCATATTGAAAGCTGTAGTAAGAGTGCGCAAGGCAGCACTGACTACTGCAAGGCGCACGGTGGGGGGAAACGATGCATATGGGATGGAGGTTGCGAAAAGTTTGCTAGGGGAAAGAGCGGCCTGTGTGCATCACATGGAAGCATTGCAGCATTGCGGCAAGAACGTGATGGGATGAAAATTGGTGGAATGATAGGACCCAGCCTCTTCAAAGGTATTGTATCTACTACTACATCTTCAATTGGTGTAAGCACCATGGACAATGAGCATTCATCATCATCCGGTGTGAGTGTAATCTCCAACCGCGTAGAATCAACAGAAAATGCAGCAAAGCGTCGGAAGCAGCTGCAACTCATACCGGATCAACTTTTGGTTCCTCTCTCAATGAAATGCCCTGCGGGCAGAGAGGGAGTTCGGAACCAGGAGAACAGGAACTCAAGGCTAATTATTCCTGAAGGGAGAGTTCACGGCGGTGGCCTACTGTCTTTGCTTGGAGGGAACCTGAAGAATGCAGTTGATGGTGGTatgatataa
- the LOC120260886 gene encoding uncharacterized protein LOC120260886 isoform X1 has translation MMELNMSNLLSHVEVSEMSNSTSKTAHILTSSDDNSLGGTAFSLDFLGYRAKSVCTPCSNDFLTMAQDDGCGLVLGLGPTPTSYSCDYRSPMITGSKESLNLFSQNVVSESDSSMLKLGLSGISTGPASMVIEVNSDQSHLQAQTLSEKLSLSSVVDEGSTSAKNSGGYMPTLLFAPRLQSSSNSSARDQLPFSPEPSSMTDGSVGGILDSMNIDTVSYQRSHYHHPKKCRFKGSCSKGARGASGLCIAHGGGQRCQKLGCNKGAESRTAFCKAHGGGRRCQMLGCTKSAEGKTDYCIAHGGGRRCGHPGCSKAARGKSGLCIRHGGGKRCNVEGCTRSAEGQAGLCISHGGGRRCQHPGCTKGAQGSTMFCKAHGGGKRCIFEGCTKGAEGSTPLCKGHGGGKRCLFEGGGVCPKSVHGGTNFCVAHGGGKRCHVPGCTKSARGRTDFCVRHGGGKRCHIESCSKSAQGSTDYCKAHGGGKRCIWDGGCEKFARGKSGLCASHGSIAALRQERDGMKIGGMIGPSLFKGIVSTTTSSIGVSTMDNEHSSSSGVSVISNRVESTENAAKRRKQLQLIPDQLLVPLSMKCPAGREGVRNQENRNSRLIIPEGRVHGGGLLSLLGGNLKNAVDGGMI, from the coding sequence ATGATGGAGCTTAACATGTCCAATCTCTTGTCACATGTAGAGGTTTCTGAAATGAGCAATTCAACCAGTAAAACAGCGCACATCTTAACCAGTAGCGATGATAACAGCTTGGGTGGCACTGCTTTTAGTCTTGATTTCCTAGGCTATAGAGCTAAATCAGTATGCACACCGTGCAGCAATGACTTCCTCACCATGGCCCAAGATGATGGTTGCGGGCTTGTCCTTGGCTTGGGTCCAACACCGACCTCTTATTCTTGTGATTATCGATCACCAATGATCACTGGATCTAAAGAATCTCTCAATTTATTCAGCCAAAATGTGGTTTCTGAATCTGATTCGAGTATGCTGAAGCTCGGTCTTTCAGGGATTAGTACGGGGCCTGCTTCAATGGTGATTGAAGTCAATTCAGATCAATCCCATTTACAGGCCCAGACATTATCTGAGAAACTGTCACTTAGTTCGGTTGTTGATGAAGGTTCAACTTCTGCCAAAAATTCTGGTGGATACATGCCAACTTTACTCTTTGCACCTAGACTTCAAAGTTCCAGCAACAGCAGTGCCAGGGATCAACTCCCTTTCAGTCCTGAGCCCTCTTCCATGACTGATGGTTCGGTTGGTGGAATTCTGGACTCCATGAACATTGATACTGTTTCCTACCAGCGGAGTCATTACCATCATCCCAAGAAATGCAGGTTCAAGGGGTCCTGCTCTAAAGGTGCGAGGGGTGCATCTGGGCTCTGCATTGCTCATGGAGGTGGCCAGAGGTGCCAGAAGCTTGGTTGCAACAAGGGTGCGGAGAGCCGGACAGCTTTCTGCAAGGCTCATGGAGGAGGGAGGCGCTGCCAAATGCTTGGGTGCACCAAGAGTGCAGAGGGGAAGACAGATTACTGCATTGCTCATGGAGGGGGCCGGCGATGTGGCCATCCAGGATGTTCCAAGGCTGCCCGGGGTAAATCAGGACTATGTATTAGACATGGTGGTGGGAAGAGATGCAATGTGGAAGGGTGCACACGTAGCGCTGAGGGTCAGGCAGGGCTATGCATCTCTCACGGTGGTGGTCGCCGGTGCCAGCATCCAGGATGCACCAAGGGTGCACAGGGTAGCACCATGTTCTGCAAGGCCCATGGTGGGGGAAAGCGATGCATCTTCGAGGGGTGCACCAAAGGGGCGGAAGGGAGCACACCCCTCTGCAAGGGCCACGGTGGAGGAAAGCGATGCCTCTTTGAAGGAGGGGGTGTCTGCCCGAAGAGTGTGCATGGTGGAACAAATTTCTGTGTCGCTCATGGAGGTGGGAAGCGCTGTCATGTACCAGGTTGCACCAAGAGCGCTCGTGGCCGTACTGATTTCTGTGTCAGGCATGGTGGGGGGAAGCGATGCCATATTGAAAGCTGTAGTAAGAGTGCGCAAGGCAGCACTGACTACTGCAAGGCGCACGGTGGGGGGAAACGATGCATATGGGATGGAGGTTGCGAAAAGTTTGCTAGGGGAAAGAGCGGCCTGTGTGCATCACATGGAAGCATTGCAGCATTGCGGCAAGAACGTGATGGGATGAAAATTGGTGGAATGATAGGACCCAGCCTCTTCAAAGGTATTGTATCTACTACTACATCTTCAATTGGTGTAAGCACCATGGACAATGAGCATTCATCATCATCCGGTGTGAGTGTAATCTCCAACCGCGTAGAATCAACAGAAAATGCAGCAAAGCGTCGGAAGCAGCTGCAACTCATACCGGATCAACTTTTGGTTCCTCTCTCAATGAAATGCCCTGCGGGCAGAGAGGGAGTTCGGAACCAGGAGAACAGGAACTCAAGGCTAATTATTCCTGAAGGGAGAGTTCACGGCGGTGGCCTACTGTCTTTGCTTGGAGGGAACCTGAAGAATGCAGTTGATGGTGGTatgatataa
- the LOC120260887 gene encoding uncharacterized protein LOC120260887 isoform X1 has product MLFRSFWASFFGSRSLLFGLFHLFLGFGSLGSIACLRSWPFYGIWTWQPASFCFGGSGRIPGKLKNFCWLVIKRREQSLLDQSIIITVYIHAVCAASWLISLEAANHADKGPVVLG; this is encoded by the exons ATGCTTTTCCGTTCGTTTTGGGCTTCGTTTTTTGGTTCAAGATCTCTCCTTTTTGGTCTCTTCCACCTGTTTTTGGGGTTTGGGAGTTTGGGATCTATCGCTTGTCTCCGGTCCTGGCCTTTTTATG GTATCTGGACTTGGCAACCAGCAAGCTTTTGTTTTGGAGGGAGTGGCAGAATTCCTGGTAAACTGAAGAACTTTTGTTGGCTAG TAATAAAAAGGCGTGAGCAAAGTCTTCTCGATCAGAGCATCATCATCACTGTTTACATTCATGCTGTTTGTGCTGCTTCATGGCTTATATCATTGGAAGCGGCCAATCATGCTGATAAGGGACCGGTAGTCCTTGGTTAG
- the LOC120260887 gene encoding uncharacterized protein LOC120260887 isoform X2 — translation MLFRSFWASFFGSRSLLFGLFHLFLGFGSLGSIACLRSWPFYGIWTWQPASFCFGGSGRIPVIKRREQSLLDQSIIITVYIHAVCAASWLISLEAANHADKGPVVLG, via the exons ATGCTTTTCCGTTCGTTTTGGGCTTCGTTTTTTGGTTCAAGATCTCTCCTTTTTGGTCTCTTCCACCTGTTTTTGGGGTTTGGGAGTTTGGGATCTATCGCTTGTCTCCGGTCCTGGCCTTTTTATG GTATCTGGACTTGGCAACCAGCAAGCTTTTGTTTTGGAGGGAGTGGCAGAATTCCTG TAATAAAAAGGCGTGAGCAAAGTCTTCTCGATCAGAGCATCATCATCACTGTTTACATTCATGCTGTTTGTGCTGCTTCATGGCTTATATCATTGGAAGCGGCCAATCATGCTGATAAGGGACCGGTAGTCCTTGGTTAG
- the LOC120260759 gene encoding programmed cell death protein 2-like, translated as MGGTLLGMPGPWAEDYREKADHYTTKIGGLPDWPVSEMKLGSNWLKCVSCGGRLCLVAQVYAPISLSTMKIEERVIYILGCPTPKCGGNSCSWRALRLQKCDDEVQSRNSTQKTIPSEENSCSVSKAGDWWEEGLLDNSAQEQVVGSEDALDLNELALALSQAATLASTSKKQKGSVNSKTSRKGSMTKAREKDVTIPVIPCFYIYSEEECSSSKISTFCSHYASLSMEENKNVSSEHEEEEKWEGETYEYDRALGADRIYLKFKKHIDAYPEQCFRYSYGGKPLLATTKREEPESCKVCGSERQYEMQLMSPLLYFLHEAAADSSTSLPDEWSWLTLIVYTCSNSCCPLTCREKCGGCCWAVAEEAIVIQDE; from the exons ATGGGAGGAACTCTGCTTGGAATGCCAGGGCCTTGGGCTGAGGATTACCGTGAGAAAGCTGATCATTATACTACCAAGATTGGTGGATTGCCT GACTGGCCTGTCTCAGAAATGAAACTTGGATCTAATTGGCTGAAATGTGTTTCATGTGGAGGGAGGCTATGTCTTGTTGCACAG GTATATGCTCCAATTTCGTTGTCAACAATGAAGATTGAAGAGCGTGTTATCTATATCCTTGGTTGTCCAACACCAAAATGCGGGGGCAATTCCTGTAG CTGGAGAGCTCTTCGACTCCAGAAGTGTGATGATGAAGTACAGTCCAGAAATTCTACTCAGAAAACAATACCATCAGAAGAAAATTCTTGTTCAGTTTCAAAAGCTGGAGATTGGTGGGAAGAGGGCTTGCTCGACAATTCTGCTCAAGAGCAAGTTGTTGGAAGTGAAGATGCTCTTGATTTGAATGAGTTGGCCCTTGCTCTTTCTCAAGCAGCCACATTGGCTTCGACTTCAAAAAAGCAAAAGGGCTCAGTAAATTCTAAAACTTCTAGAAAAGGCTCAATGACCAAGGCAAGAGAAAAGGATGTTACTATACCAg TTATCCCATGTTTTTATATCTATTCTGAAGAGGAGTGTTCATCAAGCAAAATCAGTACCTTCTGCTCACATTATGCATCACTTTCTatggaagaaaacaaaaatgtttcttctgaacatgaagaagaagaaaaatgggaaggtgAAACCTATGAGTATGATAGAGCTTTGGGTGCTGACAGGATATACCTCAAGTTCAAGAAACATATAGATGCATATCCAGAGCAATGTTTTAG ATACTCTTATGGTGGAAAACCATTATTGGCTACAACAAAACGTGAAGAGCCTGAATCTTGTAAAGTTTGTGGTTCAGAGCGGCAATACGAAATGCAGTTGATGTCCccattattatattttctgcaCGAGGCTGCTGCTGATTCTTCGACTTCTTTACCCGATGAATGGAGTTGGCTCACTCTTATTGTCTATACTTGTTCCAAT AGTTGTTGTCCATTGACATGCAGAGAGAAATGCGGTGGTTGCTGCTGGGCAGTCGCGGAGGAGGCTATCGTCATCCAGGACGAATAA